CCAGACGCAGCTCGTTGTTGAGCACACCCTGAATGACTTCTTTATAGTCGATTCCGGTTCTCGCATTTCTTTTAAAAAATTCTTTTTTACGCTCTTTTTCCAAGGCTTCCAGCTCTCCAAGCTCTGCCGGGGGAGCCAGCCCGCTCTTCTCATCCAAAGCAGGGTTCGCTATGGAAGTAGATGCGGCGTGAGGTGCCATTCTTGTCTGTTCGTCCTGTTTGATGAGCTTGCTTAGATTGGTGATTTCCCCTGCAATATACTCTTCCTCAAACAGCTCGTTGAACAGCTGGTAAAGCTTCAAGCTTTCATTGTAAAGACCTGCATTGCTGAGAATTTTAGAGACCACGATGAACTTTCCCGAAAACATCATCCGCATTCTGGTATTCATGGAATGCTCCGGCGGTATGATATTGGTGACGATGTTCTTGAACTGAGGTGCGATTTCACTCAGAATATAGTTATATGCGTTGGTAATCGCCAGCTTTTCTTCCATGGAAGTAGCATTGACGCCAGTCACCTTAGCTAAAAGAACATTGTTTACATAATCCGCTTCTTTAACGAACCACCGTTCCAATTTCTCGTATAATATATTTTGTATTCGAGAAAACGGGAGCTGCGGTTTTTCCACACTGCTTAATATCCTATGTATGTGAATGACTTCTTCCGGATTGACCTTCCCGTTTTGCCGGTTGATCATTTCCTTAATGGGGTTTAAAATATTATCCTTAAATTCGTTATATAAAAATGCCATTTTGTTGTTGTCGATGGCCTCAATTTTGTTTCCGCTGAAAAACCCCCAAAACCTTCCTACGGAAACATTTAAAAGTTCATTGATCAAATTTAATAAGATTTTCCACTGTTCTGTTAACGTGAAATTTCTGTCGAATACGCACAGAAAAATATACTGAACCAGAAACGAATTATAATCCGTCGTATTTACACTGCGTTTCTTACTGAAAAATTCCAGGAAATCCCCCTTGTTTCCAAGCCGGGAGGCGATATCCGCATCGGAGAACCAAAAAATCTTATAGACGTAGCTGTCCGCATTTTCCAATGCCCATTCCATGTTTTCAGAGGTTCGATGAGGGGCTCCCAATTTTGTCTTGTCAAATTTGGATTTATATTTTTCAGGAGCACTCTTCCAGTGTTCATAAATTGCCCTCAGTTCTGCTTCATCGCAATAGGTGGAAGCTCCCAGAATTCTATAGGGATTGTTAATAATCATCCCGAATGCGTCGCTGAAATCTTCATTCTTATTTATATTGGACATTAAACTGTCGTATGGAGATTGTCTGATTGCCACAATGATACACCCCTTCTTACTTTGAGTTTCCTTCCTATAATTGTAAAATATTTTTGTGAAATATGCTATACTAAAGTTATAATTTTTATAACTTTAATTTCAATGCAGAAGGAAGGATGTCATGAACATGCGTAAAATAGCGTTTACCGGCGGCCTGCTGATCAACGGAACCGGTAAAAATCCCATTGAAAATTCGTTAGTACTCGTATCGGATAAAAAAATTGAATATGCCGGCATTTTAAAAAATTTTGGCGAAGATTATGAGCAAATTGACATAACGGGTCAGACCGTCATGCCCGGCCTGATCGATACGCATTTACATTTTTCGGGTAATCTCACAGATAACGACAATGATTGGATTCTGGAAGATCCCATACAAAAAACAGTGGTGGCGGTACAGCAGGCTCACGAGTGTTTAGAGCGTGGGCTGACAACAGTGGGCGAAATCTCCCGTTCAGGCCTTCATATCCGAAACATGGTAGAAGCCGGCGTTATGCAGGGTCCCCGCATTGTCGGCACCGGCCTGGGATTTTGCCGTACCGGAGGTCATGGAGACAGCCACAGGCTCCCATCCGGATATAATGACCTGTCCCATCCGTGGGCGGAACGGGTGGATGGCCCTTGGGAGCTTCGGAAAGCGGTAAGAAGAAGGCTTCGTGAAAATCCGGATGCGATTAAAATATGGAGTACCGGAGGCGGAATCTGGCGTTGGGATCAAAAGCTGGATCAGCATTACACCTTTGAGGAAATAAAAGCGGTCGTAGAAGAATGCGACATGGTGGGCATCCCGGTCTGGTCCCATGCGGAGGGATACAGCGGTGCTCTGGATTCTGTCCGGGCAGGCGTCCATCTGATTATTCACGGTCAGACTTTGAACGAGGAATGTTTAGATCGGATGGCCGAAAAGGGCATTTATTTTTGTCCGACCATCCAGTTTCTTCACGAATGGTTCAAGACCTATGCTCCCACATACATTCCCGAGATTCATGATCAGATTCATGATCAGTATGAGGGGGAGACGGTGGCAGAAAAAGAATTGAATCGAGTATATGAAAATCTTCGGAAGGCCCGCTCAAAAGGGATTGGGCTGACCATCGGCTCCGATTCCTTCTGCTCTGCATTAACCCCGTACGGCACAACCGCTATCGGAGAAATCTACTCCTTTGTTGAAAAGGCTGGTATTGCTCCCATGGACGCCATTGTTTCCGCCACGAAAACCGGAGCGGATATGCTGAAGGTCGGACACATAACCGGAACGTTGGAGAAAGGAAAGTTTGCTGATTTGATCGTTATAAAGGGAAATCCGTTGGTAAGAATAAGAGATCTTTCCGCAGAGAATATGAGCGTAATCATGAAGGAAGGCTCTTTTGTCAAATCAATCTGATTTCCTCGTCTGATATTCAATAGAAAATGATATGTCCTATTGAACAAAAAAGAGAATCATTCAGGCTCCGGAACATACCGGAACCAAAATGATTCTCTTTTCTATTGTCCTATAATGTCGGGTCGATACCCGCTTATATTCCCTTTAGAACTCTTTTACTTCGGTTTCTTCTTTAAGGTTCTGATTTTCTTCCTGTGCTTCTTCCTCTTCCTTTTCGGATTCTGCTTCTATGAGTTCTTCCTCTTCCGGCCAGTAAATCTCTTCGCCTTCCTCAAATTCAAAATTCACAGCCGCCATATGGTCTGAAAGCTTTTTATTGGCTGTACCGATACCTACCAAAGCAAATGCCATACCGCCATATAAAGCCAGTGCTTCAAAAATACCCGGCAGCAGCTGTGCCGGTACCAGCTGCTTCATTACTTCTGCAGCCGGATAGCCCTGCATTGCATATTGAGCGACCGTTGTTCTAAATAGAAAAATATCATCTGCCAGTATAGCGATTCCAAGAAGTGCTACAATTGCAGCAATCACGTATAATAGCTTTGAAATAGAAAATTTCTTTGATTTTCCGTAACCCTCTTTGTTTTTGATCGTCATAAAAATTAATCTCCGTTTCTACCATAAAATGGTTATAATAAAAATTTCATATACATTTTATCATTTTAAATCCCTTTTGTGTTGAAAATATGATGAATTAAAGTTTTTTCTTATTCCTCCTGAGGAATCCATATTTTAAATACGGTTTTATGTTCTCGGGTCTGATTCCTCTCAAGGGTGATACGCCCTCCGTGTCCTTCGATAATTTTTTTGCTGATGGACAAGCCTAATCCGGAGCCCTGCGCGCTGTTTCTTGAATCATCCCCCACTACAAAGGGATCAAATATGGACAGGGCAATGTCTTCTGGGATGCCTACGCCATTATCTGCGAAAATAATTTGAACGGCTGCTTTTCCGGTCTGATCATGCTCCTCGGAAACGTGTACAAACAGTTTAGTTCCTTTGGGATTGTGTTTGATGGAGTTGTTTACGATATTATCGAACCCGCGCTTTAATTGAGGGGCGTCAATTTTGCAAAGAGCATGCTTTTCAGGTATGTCCAGCTCCAATTCAAAGCCCTTGTCACTGATCTCCTCATATCTGCCTGCTAAGTATTCCCTCAGAAATTCATATATTTCAATAGGCTGAAGGCTGAAGGAAAAATCCGGATGCTCCAGCTTGCTGTATTCATAAAAGGTATTGATCAGATCGGTCAGTTCAACAGACTTTCCATAAATTTTATTCAAATACTTTTTTTGATTCTCCGGAGCGATCATTTCATCCGCTAAAGCCTTTGCATAACCCTGTATGGTAGTAATGGGCGTTTTTAAATCGTGAGATATATCCGCCAGCATCTTCTGCCTCTGTTCCTCCATTTTTATTTTGGCCTGTTCGCTTTCTCTAAGCTGTTCGGACATATTATTAAAACTGTCACAAATTTGAACGAACTCGGCTGAACCTTTGTATTTTACCTCCTGATTTCTGTCCCCGTCCGCAAAAGCCTGCATGGCATTGCTTAAAGTATACAGCGGCTTTTTTATCTTTCTCGAAAGCCACAGGACAAAGCCAAATATAGATAAAATATAACACAGGATAATGCCGATATCTATGACAATCAGTCCGTGAGAGTACGCTGCAAGGCTTCTCTGATCGGAGAATGTCATATTCATGATGAGCTTATAATCCTTGCCGTCGTTGCCCTCAAATGTATATTTGCTGATTTCCAGATCATCATCCAGGTCATTGGTCAAATAGGTAAATTCTCTTTTGGTATAGTGCCTTTTCTCCGGTGCATTGGTACTGGCCATCACCACATCCCGATTCTGATCAAAAATCTGAAAATAATCGGATCTGCGGTGATTTTCCTCATAGTGTTCTGATTGTACCACCACAAGCGGCTGGTCATCCGGGTCCTTATATCGAGAGCAAAATCTGTACACATTTCCCGTATAATCCTGGATGCATTCCAGTTCGCCCTTGGTATAGACCCCTCTGCTTCTCTTTTGATCACTGGTATAGACCACCTTATTGTTCTTGTCCAGAATTTCAAAATACCCCTTGGGGCCTACCAGTGTATAGGGTTTTACCCGTTCATACTGGCCTTTTTCCAACAATTTCACCGATGAGCTTATATCCCCTTTTGCCATTTTTAAATGCGCCCCCAGTGCTAAAGTTCCCAGCGAAAAAATGGATAGGACTAAAATAACATTTACCACAGTAAATGCAATATAATTTTTTATCAGAAGCGAAAAGAAGCTTCCTTTTTTGCGTTTATCTTTTTTCAATTTTATATCCAAGCCCCCTGATTGTTTTTATATATTCCGGATTTTTGGGATCTCTTTCAATTTTTTCACGAAGCTTTGAAATATGCACCATCATAGTGTTATCATCGCTCTCAAAATATTCGCCGCTTATGGTTTCATAAATCTGTGCTTTCGTATAGACCCTTCCGGGAGCTTTCATGAGCAATAGAATGATTTTATATTCCGTAGGCGTCAGAGAAATCTCTTTTCCGCATTTGGTCAGTTCCAGCTTCTCCGGATCCAGCTCCAGCTCGCCTACGATCATTTTCGTTCCCAGAACGAAGGGCTGCCCGGTCCTGTCGTTCAGTTTATAATACCTTCTTAAAGCGGCCTTGACTCTTGCAATGATTTCCAGCGGATTAAAGGGCTTCGTCATATAGTCATCCGCACCCAGATCCAATCCGATAATTTTATCGCTGTCCAAGTTTTTTGCGGACAGGATGAGAATGGGTATATGACTTACAGCCCGGATCTTTTTGGTCACCTCATATCCGTTCAGCTTTGGCATCATGATATCTAATACCGCTAAATCAATATCCGTTTTACTTAAAATATCCATCGCTTGAAGCCCGTCTCCTGCGGCATATACCTCATAGCCCTCATTCTCCAAATACAGTTTTAAAAGTTCCACTATGGATTCGTCGTCCTCCGCTACAAGAATCTTATACCTCATATTTGCACGCCTCCTTATGACTTTCGGATGGTCTCTCCTGTTCTTCCTTTTGATCCGAGACCTCCGTCCATGTTAATCTTTTATTCTTAATTCTTTCTTTATCTAACCTTAAGATTTCTTAAAATTAAGGAATCCTATTATTTATTTTATCATCTGTTCGGCAATGTTCCAAAACAATTCTCATACTTCCAAATTCTCCCGCATATATTGTGATATCGAACTCATTAGATTGAATCCAATAAATGATAGGGGCGGTGAAGTATTTAATATGAAGGATTACATAGAGGAAAGAGTCCTGGAACTGGCCAGGTACATTCTTGATACAAATTCTACGGTCAGGGCTACTGCTAAAAAGTTCAGGGTCAGCAAAAGTACGGTACATAAAGATATTACGGAAAGACTGCAGGAGATCAATCCGGGGCTCGCCGCTGAAGTAAAGGCAGTTCTGGACACAAACAAAGCGGAACGACATATACGAGGCGGTCTCGCAACAAAGGAAAAATATCATTCCAGATCATCCAAATAGGAAATTAAAAGGCTGTTTAAAAACAAAATATTTTTAAACAGCCTTTTAATGCGTTTTATCAGATCCGTAAATTTTAATGCTATGTTTTCCATTATTTTTTGACTGGTATTGGGCCCTATCCGCATTTCTGTAGAGTCTGTTAAAGTCTATCCCATACTCAGGGAAAAATGCAATTCCAATGGAGCCGCTCACATTTACTTCTTTTCCTTTCTTTGTAAACTTAATTCTGAGCCTGCTGAAAATCACTTCAACCTTTTGCAGGAAATTCTCTTTTGAATAAATAGAAGGAACAAATACAGCGAACTCATCTCCTCCCATTCTTCCGATCACATCTTTTTGATCCAGCACTTCTGTCAAAATTCTGGCAACTCGTATTAAAACCATATCCCCCACATCATGGCCATATGTATCATTTAAATATTTAAAATCGTCCAGATCAATCATAATAAATGCGGCCTGAGCCTTCTCCTGCTTCATCAACCGGCGCACGGCATTTTCAAATGCCGCACGGTTATAGATCTTTGTCAGCGGATCCCTCAGTACCTGTTGCCTTAAATGAAGGAGCCGGAGGATATTATTCACTCTTTTTTGAATGATCTCGGACTCACACGGCATCAGAATCACATCGATGGCTCCCATGCGAACTGCCTGAACAGCCAATTTCTGCTGTCCTTGGTCACAGATCAGTAAAAACAGGAAATTCTCATCCTCTTTAAAATTTTTAATGAAACGGGAAAGGTCTGCGGGTTCATTTCCCCACTTATTTGCTTCCACAACAGCCAATTTCATGTTGGTTCCGTATTTTTCCAATGCGCTTTCATTCTGGATAATATCTGCCTGTTCAACGATATAGCAATCCTTCTTCGAAGTCTTTGATATGGCAGTCAAAAAGACCGGATTATTGCATATAAGTACTATTTTGTTCTTCATATCCATCATTGAAACAATCCCCATCTGAATTTGATTTTTATTAAACAGCATATATTTTTGACCTATACTATATGTCATTATGCACATGATTATATCATATACTTTTTGCATACACAATGTATTTTGTCTATTAAGATGAACACACTATTATTGGAGGAAAAATATGTTTCATACCAGAAGTAAAGATGGATCAAATAATATCTGTGGTAAAAAAATTCGTGCCTTTAGGGAGTCTCAGCCAATGCGGTATTCGCAGCGGATGCTGGCCGACGAAATGCAGCGCAACGGGGTAGACATGGACAAAAACGTCATTCAACGTATTGAAAGCGGAGAGCGTTTTGTCACCGATATTGAATTGAAGGTATTTGCAAAAATATTGGGCATATCCTGTGATGATTTATTAAAATAAGCCTTACTAAAAACCTTGTTAAAGTTCCTAGTAAGGCTTTCTGATTTATTTGCTTCCCTCATTATAAGGATCCTTGTAGACCAGTTTATAATTGTGTTTTAAATAAGGACTTTCGCAGATAATATTGACGGATTTTACATTATCTATCCCGGAAAAAAGGTACTGTGTATTTTTCTGGAGCTGCCTTTCTATATAGAAATTCAATTCGGACGGTGCTCTTTTACTGTAAATTCCGGAAAGATCTCCGTCCTTTTCAGGCCATGCACTTAAAGCTCCGCCGGCTTCCATATCATAGGGCTCCGCCCTCCCGATTTTATAATTCACCGTGATCCCATAGGGCTCTTCCTTCGTTTGCAGCTCCATCCCATTTGTATACTCGTGCAGCGGCAGCAGACCCAGCAGCTTTCCTACCGCACTGGGATCTCCCACATATTGAACCCGGGCATCTTCCAGCACCTGAGGCAGGATCTCCTGCTCATAATAGCCGTCAATCCGGCTCAATACGGAATAATCCATTCCATATTCCGCCAAGGAGCTTTCGTGAAGAAAGCCCAAAAATACAGCTTCATAGGATCCCTCTGCCAAATAACTGTAAAATACGGCATAGCTCTTTTGGTAATGCTTATGCCCTTCCTTAGTCATCTCGAAACCGCCTCCCGCTGTATCCGCATATTTGTCTTTATCCTCCGGGATAAGTTCGTAATCCACCTGATACACTCTGGCGGTGGGGTAAATGATATGCCATGGCACACTTTCTCCCGAAATCACACCCTCGTCTATTATTCCGGGAATGTCCTTTGCCGGTGTTATTTCCTTCAAGCTGTATATTTTAAAAGCTTTAACAGCCCGATCCGGCGGCATTTTAGTGTCAACATAATGTTGAAGATAATCCTGAATCAATTTGGAGACATCGTATGCCCCGCCGGGTACGCCGATGCCCGTTTTCGCATCCGTAAGCATATCCGCTTTCTCTTTCGGTCTGTATTGAGAAGGATCTTCCACCTTTTTCAAAGTCAGAGCGGTCTGTATCAGTTCTTTTCCGGTAATTTTATCATTTTCCGTGCAAAGAACGGGCACAATCCTCGTATACTTACCCGCAATCAAATAGATCTCTGTTCGGATCAGCTTGGAAGCCTTCCAATATTTTACTTGATAGGCCTCCCAAAGTTCAGAAGAATCTACCTCTAGTTTTTTAACCTTTATCTGATCCGCCTTTCCAGAATACGCTCCGGACTGCTTTATCACTTGGTTGATTTTTTGTTCGTAATCTACACTGCCGGACAAACTTTTCACATTGGAATCAGGCAAAGTGGTTTCATTTTCAGCAAGATCCAACATTTTATACGTCAGTTCCACTGTCTGTTTTCCGTTTTTATCATGAAACACCACATTTTCACTGTAGGGCGGCTGTTCCGGTATCACCTCTTCATAATCTTTTCCCCAGGAAAGCGGCACTTCCAGCATATAGGCGCCCCATTCGTTAGCAGGCCCACATACGCTGATAAGCTGCTTTTTCGATGAAATATCCGAGGCGTTCGTCAAACAAAAAACAGACAATATTCCAATCAGCAACAGACCGGCGATGCTTCCCCAAAGCTTAGGACTTTTAAAATACGCCAGCTTCTTGATGCGCCTGCTCACTTCTTTCTCTCCGCTTTCTAAGCCGTTTACAAAAAAGGCCGGGGAATTGGCTGAAACAGTTTTCAAGAGAAGCTCGGCATAGGCCTTTCGTTCTCCCGTAAGCCTTACCGCTCTATAATCGCAGTATACTTCCAAGTCATATTTAAAGGTTTTAAAAGCATACCATGCCAGCGGATTAAACCAGTTAAAGCAAAGCACCGCAATAGCCAGGGCATTCCATATATTATCTTTCCCCTTATAATGGCAAAGCTCATGGTAAAAAACATGCTTTATTTCTTCGGGTTCATATTTTTCGGATATATAAATGACCGGCCTGAATATTCCCGCCAAGATGGGAGAGTCTGCCCCTTCTTTTAAAAGAATCTGCTTACCGCCGATTCCGGCTTGTTCTTGGCATTCATTTAAAATACCCAGCACTTCCGCATCCCGGCACAAGGGCAGGTGCTTCAACCGCCTGAGCAGCCGTCCGTAGGAGAGGAGCAAGCCTGCCGCAAGTACGGCTCCGCCTGCCCAGTACAGGGTCAGGATCCACTTTTCTCCAAACCGAAACCAGCTACTTTCAGGAGATTCACCGAAAGCCTTTTGGTCAGCCCCGCCAGCCGTACCTGAACTGCCGTCCGAAGCTGCTGCCGTATTTTCATCAAGGCCGGTTTCCGCATTCCCCTGATCCGGACGGATTGCCTCCTGCCCTGGACTTATTTGTTGCTCCGTTTTATGATCTATAAAATCCGCATATGTTTCCGACCAGTCCGGAACAAAATTAAAGACGCTGACATCACTTTCAGGCAGCATGGGAGACGCTAGTCTCACCATCAGTATGACCCAGATAAATACATGCCATCCGGGCGTAAATTTATTTTTAAAAATTAATTTTATTGCCAGAATCAAAATGGTCGTCACTGAAAAAATCATCGTCATATGTATTAAAAAATCCATATTCCACCCCTTATCATTTATCCATCTTATCTATAATGCTTCTGAGCTCTTCCCGTTCCCTTTCCGATAAATCCGAATCCTTTGCCAAGGCAGAGACCAGCATGGAAGCAGATCCGTCAAACACCTTTCGAAGAAGCGATTTTACTTCCTTCATCTGGCATTCTTCTTCAACGGCCACCGGATAATACCGAAAGGTATTGGCGGCAGATTTATCGGCCGCTATGGCGCCCTTCTCTGCCAATCGATTGACCAGCGTTCTGACCGTCGTATAGCTCCAGCCGGACCCGCCGGCTTTTCCGGCAATCTCTTTTAAGGTGATATGGGGTGAATCCCAAAGGATTTTCATGATCTTCCATTCCGAATCACTGATACTCATGCTGCTGTTTCTCATACAAAACCTCCCCCTGCTTTGTCCTACTATGCCCTTTCCTTTTTTCTTGAATGCTAAATAGGAAAGAAAATGGACTACAAATGTAATCTTTTTATTTTAGTTTACAATTGTAGTCCTCGTTTGTCAACCTTATTTTATTTTTAGTGCCGCTTTAACAAATTCCCGGAACAGGGGATGCGCCTTATTGGGCCGGCTTTTAAATTCAGGGTGGTACTGAACGCCTATATGGAAGAGATTTCCCGGAAGCTCCACTGCTTCTACCAGCCGTCCGTCCGGCGAGGTTCCGCTGATCTCCATCCCGGCTTTCAAGAAGCGGTCTCTGTAGTCATTGTTAAATTCATATCTGTGTCTGTGCCTTTCCTGTACGATTTCCTTTCCATAGGCCTGAGCCAGAATCGTATGGTCTTTCACCCTGCACGGATATGCACCAAGCCTCATAGTACCGCCTTTTGGAATGTCACCGGACTGATCCGGCATAAAATCGATCACGGAATGTTTTCCCTCCGGTAAAAATTCACTGGAATGAGCATCGGCTATTCCGAGTACATGCCGGGCAAATTCAATCACGGCAATCTGCATGCCAAGGCATATTCCCAGGTACGGAATATCCTTTTCCCGGGCATACCGGGCGGCACAGATCTTTCCTTCTATACCCCGATCCCCAAAGCCTCCCGGCACTAAAATCCCAGCAGCATCGCCTAATTGCGATATAACATTCTTTTCCGTTACTTCTTCCGAATCCACCCATTTTATTTGAATTCGGCTGCCATTTTCATAACCGGCGTGACAAAGTGCTTCTGCCACAGAAAGATATGCGTCGTGCAGCTTCACATATTTGCCGACGATGGCGATCTTCACATCCCGATTTCTCTTTTCGATTCGTTCCAGCATCTGATTCCATTCTGTCATATCGCAAGGACCTGCATTGATTCCCAATTCTCTGCATACAATCCACGAAAAATTACTTTCCTCCAGCATGACCGGTGCCTGGTACAACACCGGCAAGGTGATATTTTCAATAACGCAATCCGGTTTCACATTGCAGAACAGGGAGATTTTCTGACGGATACCTTCGTCAATGGGCTCATCGGCGCGCATCACGATAATATCCGGAGAAATCCCAAGGGAGCGCAGCTCTTTGACCGAGTGCTGAGTAGGCTTTGATTTATGTTCTCCGGAGCTTTTGATATACGGAACCAGCGTCACGTGGATGAATAAACAGTTTTCTTTCCCCACTTCTAAAGATACCTGACGGATGGCCTCCAGAAATGGCTGGCTTTCTATGTCCCCGGTGGTTCCGCCTATCTCGGTTATGATCACTTCGGCCTGACTGGTTTTTCCCACCTTATATATAAAGCTTTTGATCTCATTGGTGATGTGAGGGATGACCTGAACCGTGCTTCCCAGATATTCGCCATTACGCTCCTTTGTCAGAACATTCCAGTATACTTTACCGGTGGTCAAATTGGAGAACTGGTTTAAATCCTCATCTATAAACCGTTCATAGTGCCCTAAATCCAAGTCTGTTTCCGCACCGTCCTCGGTTACAAAGACTTCACCATGCTGATATGGGCTCATGGTTCCCGGATCCACATTAATATACGGATCCAGCTTCTGAGCAGCGACCTTCAAGCCCCTGGACTTTAAAAGCCTCCCCAGGGATGCTGCCGTAATTCCTTTCCCCAGACCGGATACGACACCGCCTGTCACAAAAATATACTTCTTATTCATCTCACTCGCCTCCTTCTAAAAACACGCTATACATAGGAAACGATACTTTCCTACTTAAAAAAAGTGCCCAAAAACTAAAAAAATAAGGTTCAACAGCTCATTTTAGAGAGAAAGAGATACAAGACCCCTCTTCGCCGTCTTCCTTATTACTATTTTGTTCTTGTGCACTTTAAATACTATAAATATTTACTGAATTATTCTACTACAATTTTAAGAAAAAATCTATTATTTTTTTAAATTAATGAAATTTTTTAATTTGCCGTTTTATCTACCCCATCCGAACAATTTCATATATAATGTAGGTAAAACTTACAGTATTACAAATTTATGTTTAGGAGGACTATTCAATGATATTTTTAAGATGTGACTACAGTGAAGGTGCTCATCCCCAGATTTTAGAAGCACTGGTTAAAACGAATATGGAACAGACTGTCGGTTATGGAGAAGATCCTCACTGTATAAATGCCGCTCAAATGATTCGGAAGAGAATTGGAAGAGAGGACGCAGATGTGCACTTCTTCGTAGGAGGAACACAGACGAATTTTACTTCTATCACAGCTTTCCTCAGACCGCATGAGGCCGTAATCGCTCCTGCCAGAGCGCATATCTGCGTGCACGAAACGGGAGCCGTGGAAGCCCGGGGGCATAAAATTGTTACCGTGCCTACGACGGATGCCAAGCTGGATCCCGACCAGATCGACGAAACCATCCGATATCACGAGGATGAACATTTTGTAAAACCGAAAATGGTCTTTATCTCCGACACCACGGAGCTGGGTACCCTTTACAAAAAATCGGAGCTGCAGGAAATCAAAAAAAGATGTGAAAAATACGGCTTATATTTATATTTAGACGGAGCAAGACTGGCATCTGCCCTGACTTCTCCTGAAAACGATATGACGATTGAAGATATTGCCCATCTGACAGATGCCTTTTATATCGGCGGTACAAAAAACGGTGCACTGTTCGGAGAAGCACTGATCCTTTTAAATCCTGAATTAAAAAAAGAATTTCGATGGATCATGAAGCAGAGCGGTTCCATGCTGGCAAAAGGAAGATTGCTGGGCGTCCAATTTGAAGAATTCTTTAAGGACAATCTTTACTTCGAATTAGGGCAGCACGCCAACGATATGTCCAAACTGCTGAGAGACGGTATTGCGGCAAAAGGATATCGATTCCTTACGGATTCCCCAAGCAATCAAATTTTTCCGATCTTCCCAAATAAACTGGTCTCAGAACTGGAAGAAAAAATTTCCTTTGAAAAGGAATGCCCGGTGGGCGACAACGAATATTGCATTCGTTTTGTGACCTCTTGGGCTACACCAAAGGAAGATATCGAAAAAGTACTGGCTATGCTGTAAGTGAGAAGTCGTTAAAACTCAGCCGCAGCGGACAAAAAGGGGACAGACTCCGGTCTTAGTATTCGGAGTGTGTCCCTTTCTTTTGTTATTCATTATAGTACATATGAGTTCGGATGATCTTCCCCTTTCCCATGATACGTAATTTTGTAATATCACCGCTGTCACAGTTTATGACCAGCAGTTCGCCTGCGTTTAACTGACAGATCCTTTTATTGAAATAGATGGTGCAAAATCCCTCTGCGCAGAAAAAGCTCTGGCTCATTTTATGATATTCCTTCCAACTTTCTACAGGAATGGCTGTACCGGCTCCGGTCACTGTCATCACTTCGGCAAAACCCTGATTG
This region of Aminipila luticellarii genomic DNA includes:
- a CDS encoding metal-dependent hydrolase family protein: MNMRKIAFTGGLLINGTGKNPIENSLVLVSDKKIEYAGILKNFGEDYEQIDITGQTVMPGLIDTHLHFSGNLTDNDNDWILEDPIQKTVVAVQQAHECLERGLTTVGEISRSGLHIRNMVEAGVMQGPRIVGTGLGFCRTGGHGDSHRLPSGYNDLSHPWAERVDGPWELRKAVRRRLRENPDAIKIWSTGGGIWRWDQKLDQHYTFEEIKAVVEECDMVGIPVWSHAEGYSGALDSVRAGVHLIIHGQTLNEECLDRMAEKGIYFCPTIQFLHEWFKTYAPTYIPEIHDQIHDQYEGETVAEKELNRVYENLRKARSKGIGLTIGSDSFCSALTPYGTTAIGEIYSFVEKAGIAPMDAIVSATKTGADMLKVGHITGTLEKGKFADLIVIKGNPLVRIRDLSAENMSVIMKEGSFVKSI
- a CDS encoding HAMP domain-containing sensor histidine kinase — encoded protein: MKKDKRKKGSFFSLLIKNYIAFTVVNVILVLSIFSLGTLALGAHLKMAKGDISSSVKLLEKGQYERVKPYTLVGPKGYFEILDKNNKVVYTSDQKRSRGVYTKGELECIQDYTGNVYRFCSRYKDPDDQPLVVVQSEHYEENHRRSDYFQIFDQNRDVVMASTNAPEKRHYTKREFTYLTNDLDDDLEISKYTFEGNDGKDYKLIMNMTFSDQRSLAAYSHGLIVIDIGIILCYILSIFGFVLWLSRKIKKPLYTLSNAMQAFADGDRNQEVKYKGSAEFVQICDSFNNMSEQLRESEQAKIKMEEQRQKMLADISHDLKTPITTIQGYAKALADEMIAPENQKKYLNKIYGKSVELTDLINTFYEYSKLEHPDFSFSLQPIEIYEFLREYLAGRYEEISDKGFELELDIPEKHALCKIDAPQLKRGFDNIVNNSIKHNPKGTKLFVHVSEEHDQTGKAAVQIIFADNGVGIPEDIALSIFDPFVVGDDSRNSAQGSGLGLSISKKIIEGHGGRITLERNQTREHKTVFKIWIPQEE
- a CDS encoding response regulator transcription factor, with the translated sequence MRYKILVAEDDESIVELLKLYLENEGYEVYAAGDGLQAMDILSKTDIDLAVLDIMMPKLNGYEVTKKIRAVSHIPILILSAKNLDSDKIIGLDLGADDYMTKPFNPLEIIARVKAALRRYYKLNDRTGQPFVLGTKMIVGELELDPEKLELTKCGKEISLTPTEYKIILLLMKAPGRVYTKAQIYETISGEYFESDDNTMMVHISKLREKIERDPKNPEYIKTIRGLGYKIEKR
- the spoIIID gene encoding sporulation transcriptional regulator SpoIIID is translated as MKDYIEERVLELARYILDTNSTVRATAKKFRVSKSTVHKDITERLQEINPGLAAEVKAVLDTNKAERHIRGGLATKEKYHSRSSK
- a CDS encoding GGDEF domain-containing response regulator — encoded protein: MMDMKNKIVLICNNPVFLTAISKTSKKDCYIVEQADIIQNESALEKYGTNMKLAVVEANKWGNEPADLSRFIKNFKEDENFLFLLICDQGQQKLAVQAVRMGAIDVILMPCESEIIQKRVNNILRLLHLRQQVLRDPLTKIYNRAAFENAVRRLMKQEKAQAAFIMIDLDDFKYLNDTYGHDVGDMVLIRVARILTEVLDQKDVIGRMGGDEFAVFVPSIYSKENFLQKVEVIFSRLRIKFTKKGKEVNVSGSIGIAFFPEYGIDFNRLYRNADRAQYQSKNNGKHSIKIYGSDKTH
- a CDS encoding helix-turn-helix domain-containing protein — encoded protein: MFHTRSKDGSNNICGKKIRAFRESQPMRYSQRMLADEMQRNGVDMDKNVIQRIESGERFVTDIELKVFAKILGISCDDLLK